Proteins encoded together in one Amblyomma americanum isolate KBUSLIRL-KWMA chromosome 1, ASM5285725v1, whole genome shotgun sequence window:
- the LOC144113127 gene encoding uncharacterized protein LOC144113127, which yields MPGCCCAPGCRSNYDGGPSVRVYKFPADETQRAAWTKAISREDFVPTKHTVVCEKHFQTSDFVRFATYTDENTGNVIEVPLQRVRLKPAAVPSVFPGCPKYLSQPPSSREAPAEKKARLEAASLRKAIELSVAAQEEEDRRNKICSFGELCSALPKLKTSDFWTVVTTQAKVLFLELSLDQAPAVRSSVVVLDDLSVQVFLGGSRLHNLGDECVPSQMKDLRELDKVLQSVEKLESCASGSEKEHQLLATVLMLLDEVNKDYELQENHGWNLQVLKFVRSQVELVLKNVPRYPPDVLVFSGLLYTISPHAYRFIRSSLKIKLPHPDTIRRLCSSYHMNPALEQQDPCFLNYAKTVLQAMAEHERTVTLMMDEIHLQTYFEYKAGFVIGAAANSSDPAKTAYVFMLQSLL from the exons atgcctggctgctgctgcgccccaggctgcagatcaaattatgatggtggtccgagtgtccgcgtctacaagtttcctgccgacgagacgcaaagggcagcatggacaaaggctatttctcgcgaagattttgtgccaaccaagcacactgtg gtgtgtgaaaaacactttcaaacgagtgacttcgtcaggtttgcaacgtacacggacgagaacactggtaacgttatcgaagttccgctgcagcgtgtccgcctgaagccagctgctgtcccgagtgtgtttcccggctgcccgaaatatctctctcagccaccatcttcgcgagaagctcctgcagaaaagaaggcccgactcgaggcagcgtcactgcgaaaagcgatagagctttctgttgctgctcaagaggaagaagatcgcaggaacaaaatttgcagttttggggagctgtgttctgcccttccgaagcttaagacttctgacttctggactgtggtcactacgcaggcaaaggttttgttcctggagctctccctcgaccaagctcccgcagtgcgttcatcagtggtggttttagacgacctgtctgttcaggtgtttctcggagggtcccgtctccacaatcttggagacgaatgtgtgccgtcacaaatgaaggatttaagggagcttgataaagtgctgcagtctgttgaaaagctggagagttgtgctagtggcagcgaaaaggaacaccagcttctcgcaactgtgctaatgctcctggatgaggtgaacaaggattatgagctccaagaaaatcatggatggaacttacaggtactgaaatttgtgcgaagccaagtcgagcttgttttgaaaaatgtgcctcgatatccaccagatgtactcgtgttttcaggtctgctgtataccatttctccacatgcatacaggttcatcagaagctcgcttaaaattaagctgccgcacccagacactattcgacgactgtgttcgtcatatcacatgaatccagcacttgaacagcaagatccttgtttcttgaactatgctaaaactgtattgcaagcaatggccgagcatgagcgcactgtgacattaatgatggatgagatccatcttcaaacctattttgagtacaaagcaggcttcgttataggtgccgcagccaatagttccgatccggctaaaacagcatatgtgttcatgctacaaagccttttgtga